One region of Hymenobacter sediminicola genomic DNA includes:
- a CDS encoding DUF4136 domain-containing protein: MKPSITLFVGLALALSGCFAAREARIESDYSYAGNFRRYRTYEFVTGDGLASDTSKLGEAVRDAIRLRLKVQGYKTNKRRPDLLVNFRVFEGDMRFRGYVQEEISRWVKEEKVEDEETPSDYRQGYQPQRMLLAEGTLLITLIDNRTNRAVWNGYASGVTVPSGPQAEIVLRRSVRSIFDQYRVFTEGYLDGNHMTEN; the protein is encoded by the coding sequence ATGAAACCGTCGATTACCCTTTTTGTAGGCCTGGCTCTGGCCCTTTCTGGCTGCTTTGCCGCGCGCGAGGCTCGCATTGAGTCTGATTATAGCTATGCAGGCAATTTCCGCCGCTACCGCACCTACGAATTTGTTACCGGCGACGGGCTAGCCTCTGATACCAGCAAGCTAGGCGAAGCCGTGCGCGACGCCATCCGGCTTCGGCTCAAAGTGCAGGGCTACAAAACCAACAAGCGCCGCCCCGATCTGCTGGTAAACTTTCGCGTTTTCGAGGGCGACATGCGTTTCCGCGGCTACGTGCAGGAGGAAATTAGCCGCTGGGTGAAGGAGGAAAAGGTGGAGGATGAGGAAACGCCTTCTGATTACCGCCAAGGCTACCAGCCCCAGCGGATGCTGCTGGCCGAAGGGACGCTACTCATCACGCTCATCGACAACCGGACCAACCGCGCCGTTTGGAACGGCTACGCTTCCGGCGTCACGGTGCCCAGCGGTCCGCAGGCCGAAATCGTATTGCGCCGCTCCGTCCGCTCCATCTTCGACCAGTACCGCGTCTTCACCGAAGGCTACCTCGACGGCAACCACATGACGGAAAACTAG
- a CDS encoding ABC transporter ATP-binding protein, with the protein MSWFSSLFNAVSAKRPRPEGKPALTVRERFSALKNLPEFLRLIWQTSPALTLGNVALRLLRAALPVAMLYVAQLILDAVVQLSRLPAAERVLAPVLTLVALEFGLAILSDVLGRGVALLDSLLGDLFANQTSVRLMQHAAELDLDQFEDSAFYDKLERARRQTLSRTVLMAQVLSQAQDIITMGFLAVGLVAFNPWLLGLLLLAVVPAFLGESHFNERSYSLVHGWTPERRELDYLRQTGASDETAKEVKIFGLSSFLIDRFKLLSDEFYQKNKDLVIRRAGWGAFFAAVGAAGYYAAYVYIISQAVYGRVSIGQLTFLAGSFARMRGLLEGILSRFSTVAEGALYLQDFFDFFHLKPRIVRQELTGERPIPFPRPIRQGFQFENVGFKYRNAEKWALRNLNFMLQAGEKLALVGENGAGKTTLVKLLARLYDPTEGRILLDGYDLREYDPAELRQEIGVIFQDFVRFQLPAGQNLAVGRIEEKDNRPRIEQAANLSLADSVIAKLPGGYEQMIGRRFNGGVDLSGGEWQKIALGRAYMRDAQLLILDEPTAALDARAEYEVFQRFKDLTQGKTAILISHRFSTVRMADRILVIEHGQFVEIGSHEELLARGGRYAELFQLQAAGYR; encoded by the coding sequence ATGTCTTGGTTTTCTTCGCTTTTCAATGCCGTTTCGGCCAAACGGCCCCGTCCGGAAGGCAAACCCGCCCTCACGGTGCGGGAACGGTTTTCGGCCCTCAAAAATCTACCGGAATTTCTGCGCCTGATCTGGCAGACCAGCCCGGCCCTCACGCTCGGCAACGTAGCGTTGCGCCTGCTGCGGGCGGCCCTGCCGGTGGCCATGCTCTATGTAGCCCAGCTCATTCTCGATGCCGTGGTGCAGCTTAGCCGCCTGCCGGCCGCCGAGCGGGTTCTGGCCCCGGTGCTCACGCTGGTAGCGCTGGAGTTTGGCCTCGCTATCCTGTCCGATGTGCTGGGGCGCGGCGTGGCGCTACTGGACTCGCTGCTTGGCGACCTGTTCGCGAATCAGACATCAGTGCGCCTCATGCAGCACGCCGCCGAGCTGGACCTCGACCAGTTCGAAGACAGCGCGTTCTATGACAAGCTGGAGCGGGCACGCCGCCAGACTCTCTCGCGCACCGTGCTGATGGCCCAGGTGCTCAGCCAGGCCCAGGATATCATCACCATGGGCTTTCTGGCCGTGGGGCTGGTGGCCTTCAATCCGTGGCTGCTGGGGCTGCTGCTGCTGGCGGTGGTGCCGGCTTTTCTGGGCGAGTCGCACTTCAACGAACGAAGCTACTCGCTGGTGCACGGCTGGACGCCCGAGCGGCGCGAGCTGGACTACCTGCGCCAGACCGGCGCTTCCGACGAAACGGCCAAGGAAGTGAAGATTTTCGGGCTCAGCAGCTTCTTGATTGACCGGTTTAAGCTGCTTTCTGATGAGTTCTACCAGAAGAATAAGGACCTCGTGATTCGGCGGGCGGGCTGGGGCGCTTTTTTCGCGGCGGTGGGCGCGGCCGGCTACTACGCGGCCTACGTCTACATTATCAGCCAAGCCGTGTATGGGCGCGTCAGCATTGGGCAGCTCACGTTTTTGGCCGGTTCGTTTGCCCGCATGCGGGGCCTGCTCGAAGGCATTCTGAGCCGCTTCAGCACCGTGGCCGAAGGCGCGCTGTATCTGCAGGACTTTTTCGACTTCTTCCACCTCAAGCCGCGCATTGTGCGCCAGGAGCTGACGGGCGAAAGACCCATACCCTTCCCCCGGCCCATTCGGCAAGGGTTTCAGTTTGAAAACGTGGGCTTCAAGTACCGCAATGCCGAAAAATGGGCATTACGCAACCTCAATTTCATGCTGCAGGCCGGCGAGAAGTTGGCGCTGGTGGGCGAAAACGGTGCTGGCAAAACCACCCTTGTCAAACTACTGGCCCGCCTCTACGACCCCACCGAAGGCCGCATCCTGCTCGATGGCTACGACCTGCGCGAGTACGACCCCGCCGAGCTGCGCCAGGAAATAGGGGTGATTTTCCAGGACTTTGTACGCTTCCAGCTGCCAGCGGGCCAGAACCTGGCCGTGGGCCGCATCGAGGAGAAAGACAACCGCCCACGCATTGAGCAGGCTGCTAACCTCAGCCTCGCCGATTCCGTCATTGCCAAGCTGCCCGGCGGCTACGAGCAGATGATTGGCCGCCGCTTCAATGGCGGTGTAGACCTGAGCGGCGGCGAATGGCAGAAAATTGCCCTTGGCCGCGCCTACATGCGCGACGCTCAGCTGCTCATCCTCGACGAGCCTACCGCCGCCCTTGATGCCCGCGCCGAGTACGAGGTGTTCCAGCGCTTCAAGGACCTCACACAGGGCAAAACCGCCATCCTCATCAGCCACCGCTTTAGCACCGTGCGCATGGCCGACCGGATTCTGGTAATTGAGCACGGGCAATTCGTGGAAATTGGGAGCCACGAAGAGCTGCTGGCTCGTGGTGGCCGCTACGCCGAGTTGTTTCAGCTGCAGGCGGCCGGGTACCGATAA
- a CDS encoding xanthine dehydrogenase molybdopterin binding subunit, whose product MNHLDPVRHVRGESSYLDDIPVQQGTLYAAVFEAAVAHGRLRGLDLAAARAAPGVVRILTAHDVPGENQIGGIVPDEPVLAEGTVHFRGQPIALVLAHTERQAQAALHLIKADIEPLPIITDPRVAAAHNELIVPPRTFRLGDSRTAWADCTHVFEGVAESGGQEHLYIETQGAYAFPTEMGGVRIVSSTQGPTAVQRHTAHVLGIGMHQVEVDVTRLGGGFGGKEDQATPWGVLAALGAFLTRRPVKLVLDRMADMRMTGKRHPYSSDFRIGLDTDLKIVAYEVTFYQNAGAAADLSPAVLERTLFHCTNSYFIPNVTATAYSCRTNLPPNTAFRGFGGPQGMFVIESAIAKAAEELGVPASEIQRRNLLRENDLLPYRQPAEMCHAEQAWDTAADLYNLPRLREEVAEFNQQNERLKKGLSVMPICFGISFTKTPMNQSRALVHIYTDGTVGVSTGAVEMGQGVNTKIAQVAAQTLGISIDRVKVESTNTTRVANTSPSAASATADLNGKATEMACQALRERLLRHASTEYTLNYEGLEIRDEQVLAAGVPAETTWEKLVSSAYWRRVSLTENAHYATPDIHFDATIEQGYPFAYHVYGTALTVVTVDCLRGTYELDAVHIAHDFGQSMNPAVDRGQIEGGAVQGIGWMTMEELIYNEEGRLLSNSLNSYKIPDLYAAPKVLDVHFLDTPGHPRAIFRSKAVGEPPLMYGIGAYFAIRDAVRAFRSGHQPTFSAPFTPEKVLLNLYPPVSARSAAAWPSVSTSIPATTSAAS is encoded by the coding sequence ATGAACCACCTTGACCCGGTGCGCCACGTGCGCGGCGAATCTTCCTACCTCGATGATATTCCGGTGCAGCAGGGCACGCTCTACGCGGCCGTGTTTGAGGCGGCAGTAGCGCACGGGCGGCTCCGAGGACTGGATCTGGCAGCGGCCCGGGCGGCACCCGGCGTGGTCCGCATCCTCACGGCCCACGACGTGCCGGGCGAAAACCAGATTGGCGGCATCGTGCCCGATGAGCCGGTGCTGGCGGAGGGCACCGTGCATTTCCGGGGGCAGCCAATAGCGCTGGTACTGGCCCACACCGAGCGGCAGGCCCAGGCCGCCCTACACCTTATCAAAGCTGACATTGAGCCCCTGCCCATCATCACCGACCCGCGGGTGGCAGCGGCCCACAACGAGTTGATTGTACCGCCCCGCACCTTCCGCCTCGGCGACTCGCGCACGGCCTGGGCCGACTGCACGCACGTGTTTGAGGGCGTGGCCGAAAGTGGCGGACAGGAGCATCTCTATATTGAAACGCAGGGCGCCTACGCCTTTCCTACCGAAATGGGTGGGGTACGCATCGTGTCGTCTACGCAGGGTCCAACGGCGGTGCAGCGCCACACGGCGCACGTGCTGGGCATCGGGATGCACCAAGTAGAAGTAGACGTGACGCGGCTGGGCGGTGGTTTCGGAGGCAAGGAAGACCAAGCTACGCCCTGGGGTGTGCTGGCCGCGCTGGGGGCTTTCCTGACGCGCCGCCCCGTGAAGCTGGTGCTGGACCGCATGGCCGATATGCGCATGACCGGCAAGCGCCACCCCTACTCCTCTGACTTCCGGATCGGGCTGGATACTGATCTGAAAATCGTGGCTTACGAAGTCACGTTCTACCAGAATGCCGGGGCCGCCGCCGACCTGTCGCCGGCCGTGCTGGAGCGTACGCTGTTCCATTGCACCAACTCATATTTCATTCCCAACGTGACGGCCACTGCCTACAGCTGCCGCACCAATCTACCGCCTAACACGGCTTTCCGGGGATTTGGGGGGCCGCAGGGCATGTTCGTAATAGAGTCGGCCATTGCAAAGGCGGCCGAGGAGTTGGGCGTGCCGGCCAGCGAGATTCAGCGGCGCAACCTGTTGCGCGAAAACGACCTGCTGCCCTACCGCCAGCCCGCCGAAATGTGCCACGCCGAGCAAGCCTGGGACACCGCCGCTGACCTCTACAACCTACCGCGCCTGCGAGAGGAAGTAGCCGAGTTCAACCAACAGAATGAGCGCCTGAAAAAGGGCCTGTCGGTGATGCCCATCTGCTTCGGCATCAGCTTCACCAAAACGCCCATGAACCAGTCGCGTGCGTTGGTGCACATCTACACCGATGGCACGGTGGGCGTGAGCACCGGCGCGGTGGAAATGGGCCAGGGCGTGAACACCAAAATTGCGCAAGTAGCAGCCCAAACGCTAGGTATCTCCATCGACCGGGTGAAGGTGGAAAGCACCAACACCACCCGCGTAGCCAACACCTCACCCAGCGCCGCCAGCGCCACCGCCGACCTCAACGGCAAAGCCACCGAAATGGCCTGCCAGGCGCTGCGCGAGCGGCTGTTGCGCCACGCCAGCACCGAGTATACGCTCAACTACGAAGGCCTCGAAATTCGGGACGAGCAGGTGCTAGCCGCCGGCGTACCCGCCGAAACTACCTGGGAGAAGCTGGTATCGTCGGCGTATTGGCGGCGCGTGAGCCTAACTGAAAACGCCCACTACGCCACGCCCGACATCCATTTCGATGCCACCATCGAGCAAGGCTACCCCTTTGCTTACCACGTGTATGGCACAGCCCTCACCGTTGTCACGGTAGACTGCCTGCGCGGCACCTACGAGCTGGACGCCGTGCATATTGCCCACGACTTCGGGCAGAGCATGAACCCGGCCGTAGACCGGGGCCAGATTGAGGGCGGCGCGGTGCAGGGCATCGGCTGGATGACGATGGAAGAGTTGATTTACAACGAGGAAGGCCGCCTGCTCAGCAACTCGCTCAACTCCTACAAAATCCCGGACCTGTACGCCGCGCCCAAGGTGCTGGACGTGCATTTTCTGGATACGCCGGGCCACCCACGGGCTATTTTCCGCTCCAAGGCCGTGGGCGAGCCGCCGTTGATGTATGGCATCGGAGCCTATTTCGCCATCCGCGACGCGGTGAGGGCCTTCCGCTCCGGCCATCAGCCCACCTTCTCGGCGCCTTTCACTCCCGAAAAGGTGCTGCTCAACCTGTATCCTCCCGTTTCTGCCCGTTCCGCTGCTGCTTGGCCCTCCGTTTCCACTTCCATCCCCGCAACCACTTCCGCGGCCTCCTGA
- a CDS encoding FAD binding domain-containing protein yields MLHFYLNDHRISTAEPAGSALLDFIRYQQHLKGTKIGCREGDCGACTVLVGELSADGQTVQYQSMTSCLTPLGNAHGKHIVTVEGINAASGQLTPVQQAIVQEGGSQCGFCTVGFVMSLTGHSLSSTPATPETGLAAIDGNICRCTGYKSLERATAALTGQLQERPATEALNWLAEQQFVPAYFTEMAGRLAALQAELHEPAMHASGMGGLTNGSFVNGPNGFASAARQVLGGGTDLLVQRLEQLREIPVRLVFDLAELRGISPVDAEGYVTLGAATTAEQLRASKMMNELFPQLPEYLKLVSSTPIRNMGTVAGNFINASPIGDLTIFFLALDAEVTLAAPTSDTRTLPLHELYLGYKQLAKELEEQVTSIRFRAPRPGEFFHFEKVSKRTHLDIASVNSAAWLRAKDGIIQSARISAGGVGPVPLRLHRTAAFLEGREVSIETLQAANHIAQQEIHPISDARGSAEYKRLLLRQLLFAHFLQFFPERLAMRELLAVN; encoded by the coding sequence ATGCTTCACTTTTACCTCAACGACCACCGCATCAGCACGGCTGAGCCGGCGGGCAGCGCGCTGCTCGATTTTATCCGCTACCAGCAGCATCTAAAAGGCACCAAAATCGGCTGCCGCGAGGGCGACTGTGGGGCCTGCACCGTGCTGGTGGGCGAGCTGAGTGCCGACGGCCAGACCGTGCAGTACCAGAGCATGACCTCCTGCCTGACCCCGCTCGGCAATGCCCACGGCAAGCACATCGTAACGGTAGAAGGCATTAACGCGGCCAGTGGCCAACTCACGCCGGTGCAGCAGGCCATTGTGCAGGAGGGTGGCTCGCAGTGCGGCTTTTGCACCGTTGGATTCGTTATGTCGCTCACCGGGCATAGCCTCAGCAGCACGCCTGCCACTCCAGAAACCGGCCTCGCCGCTATTGATGGCAATATTTGCCGCTGCACCGGCTACAAAAGCCTAGAGCGCGCTACGGCTGCCCTCACTGGCCAGCTGCAGGAGCGCCCCGCCACTGAGGCCCTGAACTGGCTAGCTGAGCAGCAGTTTGTTCCAGCGTATTTCACAGAAATGGCTGGCCGGCTGGCTGCGCTCCAGGCGGAGCTACACGAGCCCGCCATGCATGCCAGCGGTATGGGCGGCCTTACCAACGGCTCGTTCGTGAATGGTCCCAATGGCTTTGCGTCGGCGGCCCGGCAGGTGCTGGGCGGTGGCACCGATTTGCTGGTGCAGCGCCTCGAGCAGCTCCGCGAAATACCGGTACGCCTCGTGTTCGACTTGGCGGAGCTTCGCGGCATTTCGCCGGTTGATGCCGAAGGGTACGTGACGCTGGGAGCAGCCACCACTGCCGAGCAGCTGCGGGCTTCCAAGATGATGAACGAGCTGTTTCCGCAGCTGCCCGAGTATCTGAAGCTGGTATCGAGCACACCGATTCGCAACATGGGCACGGTGGCCGGCAACTTCATCAATGCCTCTCCTATCGGCGACCTGACCATCTTTTTCCTGGCGCTGGACGCGGAAGTTACACTGGCGGCCCCCACCAGCGACACCCGCACGTTGCCTTTGCACGAGCTGTATCTGGGATATAAGCAGTTGGCCAAAGAGCTGGAGGAGCAAGTAACGTCCATCCGCTTCCGGGCGCCCCGGCCGGGTGAGTTCTTCCATTTTGAGAAAGTATCGAAGCGCACCCACCTCGATATTGCCAGCGTGAATTCGGCGGCCTGGCTACGGGCCAAGGACGGCATTATTCAGTCGGCACGTATTTCGGCGGGCGGCGTGGGGCCGGTACCGCTGCGTCTCCACCGCACGGCGGCGTTTCTGGAAGGACGCGAAGTCAGTATAGAAACGCTGCAGGCTGCCAACCATATAGCGCAGCAGGAAATTCATCCTATCAGTGATGCCCGCGGCTCTGCGGAGTATAAGCGCCTGCTGCTACGCCAGCTGCTGTTTGCGCACTTCCTGCAGTTTTTCCCCGAGCGACTTGCTATGCGAGAGTTGCTAGCGGTTAACTAA
- a CDS encoding XdhC family protein → MDDLSATPSRPRDMLVWKHAAASLRAGIPTALLCVVRSEGSSPGRQGSKMSVTATGLAGSIGGGIMEHKLVELVRARLREGDYTPEIRRQVHRAHARSDRSGMICSGEQEILLLPLRSEYLASLEACKRALRQSGGFRWVVAADGGPRVVADTDVTAPLIRFQPGENWQYEEKLGFRDQLTIVGGGHVSLALSRTLSTLDFDITVLDDRPALHTHLLNPYAHHKRTVPYDKLAPEVLEGPHQYVVIMTVGYRTDAVALRQLLHHQVRYLGVLGSSNKITHLLQELRAAGTDEAALSRIHAPIGLPIHSRTPEEIAISIAAEIIRVRNTPESE, encoded by the coding sequence GTGGACGACCTATCCGCTACTCCCTCGCGCCCCCGCGACATGCTGGTGTGGAAGCACGCCGCGGCCAGCCTACGCGCTGGTATTCCGACGGCCCTGCTCTGCGTAGTGCGTAGCGAAGGTTCCAGCCCCGGTCGGCAGGGGTCCAAGATGAGCGTGACGGCCACTGGGCTGGCTGGCTCTATCGGGGGCGGCATCATGGAGCATAAGCTGGTAGAGCTGGTACGGGCCCGACTGCGTGAAGGTGACTACACCCCCGAAATCCGGCGGCAGGTGCACCGCGCCCACGCCCGCTCCGACCGGTCGGGCATGATCTGTTCCGGCGAGCAGGAGATTCTACTGTTGCCATTGCGCTCCGAATACCTGGCCAGCCTGGAGGCCTGCAAGCGCGCCCTGCGTCAGTCGGGCGGTTTCCGCTGGGTAGTAGCCGCCGACGGTGGCCCCCGCGTGGTAGCTGATACCGATGTCACGGCTCCGCTCATCCGGTTCCAGCCGGGCGAGAACTGGCAGTACGAGGAAAAGCTCGGCTTTCGCGACCAACTCACCATAGTGGGAGGCGGGCACGTGAGCCTAGCACTGTCAAGGACATTGAGCACACTGGATTTTGATATTACCGTGCTCGACGACCGTCCAGCGCTGCATACCCATCTGCTCAACCCCTACGCCCACCACAAACGCACTGTTCCGTACGACAAACTGGCCCCGGAAGTCCTGGAAGGACCGCACCAGTACGTGGTTATTATGACGGTAGGATACCGAACCGATGCTGTGGCGCTACGCCAGCTGCTGCATCATCAAGTGCGGTATCTGGGGGTGCTGGGCAGCTCCAATAAGATAACCCATCTGCTGCAGGAGTTGCGCGCTGCCGGCACCGACGAAGCAGCTCTGAGCCGGATACATGCCCCCATCGGCCTACCGATTCATAGCCGCACCCCGGAGGAAATTGCCATCAGCATAGCGGCCGAAATAATTCGGGTACGGAATACGCCCGAATCAGAATAA
- a CDS encoding GNAT family N-acetyltransferase gives MLDYQFLPDISAAPHGQIVDLLAAVFTETPHAETKADLRYQQQRQPVQAWVAFIGEELVGCKLGYERKPGHYYSWLGGVHPDFRGQGIAAELMRQQHAWCREQGYHRIRTQTYNRWRAMLLLNLRHGFDIVGTVQGSHGLTIVLERELAA, from the coding sequence ATGCTCGACTACCAGTTTCTTCCGGATATCTCCGCTGCTCCACACGGGCAGATAGTGGATCTGCTGGCCGCTGTCTTCACCGAAACGCCGCATGCTGAAACTAAAGCAGACCTGCGCTACCAGCAGCAGCGCCAGCCGGTGCAAGCATGGGTGGCCTTCATCGGTGAAGAATTGGTAGGCTGCAAGCTGGGCTACGAACGGAAGCCAGGCCACTATTACAGCTGGCTGGGCGGTGTGCATCCTGATTTCCGGGGCCAGGGCATTGCCGCGGAGCTAATGCGCCAGCAGCATGCGTGGTGCCGGGAGCAAGGCTACCACCGCATCCGCACCCAGACCTATAACCGCTGGCGGGCCATGCTGCTGCTCAACCTGCGCCACGGTTTCGATATCGTCGGGACGGTGCAGGGCAGCCATGGGCTTACCATTGTGCTGGAAAGGGAGTTGGCCGCCTAA